A region from the Stygiolobus caldivivus genome encodes:
- a CDS encoding DUF5591 domain-containing protein — protein MQCPPIRYNGRVVKEEGKDPFKHPSVVEWHKYLFTKWSSEKKIALLLPCTEKKPYHNSPTHKIAESIVKDKVQIYSVSEPMLLVPREYEECYPFSDYDYPPSKMTPEERKEFVELLAIAIKAVSNFHEFMVAVLPRHHFRVLKEASDEAGVKVEIYPYGKLAFKSIKEASIKALRLYEDYSKA, from the coding sequence GTGCAATGCCCACCTATAAGGTATAACGGTAGGGTCGTAAAAGAAGAAGGTAAGGACCCATTCAAGCACCCGTCTGTTGTTGAGTGGCACAAATACTTGTTTACGAAATGGAGTTCGGAGAAAAAAATAGCGTTACTATTACCTTGTACAGAGAAGAAACCTTATCACAATTCCCCCACACATAAGATAGCAGAAAGTATAGTTAAGGATAAAGTACAGATATATAGTGTATCCGAACCAATGCTCTTAGTCCCGCGTGAGTATGAGGAGTGTTATCCCTTTAGTGACTATGACTACCCACCTTCAAAGATGACACCAGAGGAGAGAAAAGAATTTGTGGAACTTTTAGCTATTGCAATTAAGGCAGTGAGTAATTTTCATGAGTTTATGGTTGCCGTCTTACCTAGGCACCACTTTAGAGTTTTAAAGGAAGCTTCAGACGAGGCGGGGGTAAAGGTAGAAATTTATCCGTATGGTAAATTAGCGTTTAAGAGCATAAAGGAAGCCTCAATTAAAGCATTACGACTATATGAAGATTACTCTAAAGCTTAA
- a CDS encoding NAD(P)-binding protein: MKLFEPLKIGDITIKNRVVMSPMITNLATPEGYPSEEHISYFLRRKSVGLMITEYTYVNKVDSRGSPNQLGLYDDALIPKFARLTEAVHNVGSKIFVQLVHVGRKTRRNLIWGNDVIAPSNIPLIDPVKEMTENDINRVVDDFVKASERAEKSGFDGIELHGAHGYLIAQFLSPATNKRVDKYKDGVLFLEEIIKEIRTVTSIPVGLRISATEFDPGGLTPEIVGKIISRVEDKLDYVHLSAGRDGPLGGSSSFYYKKPSYLEEAKVVKNYVKRIPMLLVGSVTTLEEANKVLEIADAVVLGRQILADPDWLEKIRNKEEGPIRPCIRCNQSCRLLSTREVRCDVNPELGWEILPPMERGEGSVTVVGGGLAGMEASRVLALRGFEVELYEKSDKLGGELNEYRDPYKRKEFSNILTYYEQELKRLGVKIRLSAKTEKADLLMIPSESQPSFVEYKGLRILVNSNLYAYQDYVFEWVKSNEVYVTDNVFKGLDRNRAFLLKEIYKGLGVRFEKPEKVDVTINDVRKEQPSIGKAIAKGYWAGRMYKNRYS, translated from the coding sequence ATGAAACTCTTCGAGCCGTTAAAAATCGGCGACATAACGATAAAAAACAGAGTAGTAATGTCCCCAATGATAACTAATCTAGCTACTCCAGAGGGGTACCCCAGCGAAGAGCACATATCATACTTTTTAAGGAGGAAGTCGGTGGGGTTGATGATCACTGAATACACTTACGTAAATAAGGTCGACTCCAGGGGATCTCCTAACCAGCTCGGCTTATACGATGATGCTTTAATCCCTAAATTCGCAAGGCTTACAGAAGCAGTACACAACGTGGGCTCTAAAATATTTGTACAGCTGGTCCATGTAGGGAGGAAGACCAGGAGAAATCTAATATGGGGAAACGATGTAATTGCCCCCTCCAATATTCCGCTCATAGACCCTGTGAAGGAAATGACTGAGAACGATATAAATAGGGTAGTAGACGACTTTGTAAAAGCCTCAGAGAGGGCGGAGAAGAGCGGGTTTGACGGTATAGAATTACATGGGGCACATGGTTATCTAATAGCACAGTTCCTATCTCCAGCTACAAACAAGAGGGTTGACAAGTATAAGGATGGAGTATTATTTCTAGAGGAAATCATAAAGGAGATAAGGACGGTTACCAGTATACCGGTAGGGTTGAGGATCTCTGCCACCGAGTTCGACCCTGGCGGGTTAACGCCAGAAATTGTAGGTAAAATAATCAGTAGAGTAGAAGATAAACTTGACTATGTACACTTATCAGCAGGGAGGGATGGGCCATTAGGTGGCTCATCGAGCTTTTACTATAAGAAACCTAGTTATTTAGAAGAAGCTAAGGTAGTAAAAAATTACGTTAAGCGCATACCGATGTTGCTGGTAGGTTCAGTCACTACTTTAGAAGAAGCTAATAAGGTCCTTGAAATTGCTGATGCAGTAGTCCTCGGGAGGCAAATTTTAGCTGACCCTGATTGGTTAGAGAAGATAAGAAACAAAGAGGAGGGGCCCATAAGACCTTGTATAAGATGTAACCAATCTTGTAGGTTACTATCAACTAGAGAAGTCAGATGTGATGTAAACCCAGAGCTCGGATGGGAAATATTGCCTCCTATGGAAAGAGGAGAAGGAAGTGTAACAGTGGTCGGAGGAGGACTTGCCGGTATGGAGGCTTCCAGAGTTTTAGCTTTAAGAGGATTCGAGGTCGAGCTTTATGAGAAGAGTGATAAGCTAGGGGGAGAGCTAAACGAGTATAGAGATCCGTACAAGAGGAAGGAGTTCAGTAATATCCTTACATATTATGAACAAGAATTAAAGAGGCTCGGTGTAAAGATTAGGCTCTCCGCTAAGACAGAAAAAGCTGACCTGCTAATGATCCCTTCAGAATCACAGCCAAGCTTTGTAGAATATAAAGGCCTAAGAATTCTCGTTAATTCGAACTTATATGCCTACCAAGATTACGTGTTTGAATGGGTGAAGAGCAATGAGGTATACGTAACGGATAATGTATTCAAAGGGCTGGATAGGAATAGGGCATTTTTACTCAAAGAGATATATAAGGGACTTGGGGTAAGGTTTGAAAAGCCTGAAAAGGTAGACGTTACCATTAATGATGTAAGAAAGGAGCAACCATCTATAGGTAAGGCTATTGCTAAGGGTTATTGGGCTGGTAGGATGTATAAAAATAGGTATTCCTGA
- the cbsA gene encoding cytochrome b558/566 subunit A, translating to MRRKFLVYLIPVLILLASLLLSLFNVTTPIAQTSSQITVYRISGTADLSDPGNASYWAKVPCENISLSANIPNAPTSGLTHYILVKAAWNGTWIFVLVRWYAPDPAFGAWSAAAAGICPSASGPGLFRIDELMPGTTYTIEKNYTDYISIVNGKTYHGRLVLNYSGILLPTYNNSQITVLPNGTILFWHSLRPMEKLLYGDSMFYGYYTNSTWYYPDRVAMMWYMGSGVPSMDGMHIGGKYPGQMFDGFNFTYAGGALKQPGGAANIWMWVSGATWNNSTYDPAFKADLWQNETDTGLTYVDPGNHGFAVPLYTNNTDMYEVDTAGIWYAPVSSNEKALNGSLFFIWTGAKYQGGYWTVEFARPLTVPTGYANWMPNITVGKTYYVAFAVWQGRLGETLFDKSITPSFLQLTLVNAPPTITSSAIPSLLSSPSAIVTIAGTLISVIILVVIYMVYRK from the coding sequence ATGAGGAGAAAGTTTTTAGTGTATTTAATTCCAGTGCTAATACTTTTAGCCTCCTTACTATTATCGTTATTTAATGTAACTACACCTATAGCCCAAACTTCGTCTCAAATAACCGTATATAGAATATCAGGGACAGCAGACCTCTCCGACCCCGGTAATGCCAGTTATTGGGCTAAAGTCCCTTGTGAAAATATTTCATTATCAGCTAATATCCCTAATGCTCCAACTTCCGGGTTGACTCATTATATCCTAGTAAAAGCTGCGTGGAACGGTACTTGGATATTCGTACTAGTGAGGTGGTATGCTCCAGACCCAGCGTTTGGTGCATGGTCTGCAGCGGCTGCTGGAATTTGCCCATCAGCCTCTGGCCCCGGATTATTTAGGATTGATGAGCTTATGCCGGGGACAACTTATACGATTGAAAAGAATTATACTGATTATATTTCAATAGTAAACGGGAAAACCTATCACGGGAGACTCGTATTAAACTACAGTGGGATCTTGTTACCAACGTATAATAACTCTCAAATTACCGTACTGCCCAACGGTACCATACTTTTCTGGCACTCGCTAAGGCCTATGGAGAAATTGCTTTACGGTGACAGTATGTTTTATGGCTACTACACTAATTCAACATGGTATTATCCAGATAGAGTAGCTATGATGTGGTATATGGGATCTGGAGTACCTTCCATGGACGGAATGCATATAGGCGGCAAGTACCCAGGCCAAATGTTTGACGGTTTTAACTTTACTTATGCCGGTGGAGCATTAAAACAGCCCGGCGGTGCGGCTAACATCTGGATGTGGGTTTCCGGTGCTACATGGAATAATTCCACTTATGACCCGGCGTTTAAGGCAGACCTATGGCAAAACGAAACCGACACCGGCCTAACATATGTTGACCCCGGAAACCATGGTTTTGCAGTTCCCTTGTACACTAATAATACCGATATGTATGAAGTCGATACCGCAGGAATATGGTATGCACCAGTGTCGAGCAACGAAAAGGCACTTAACGGCTCGTTATTTTTCATATGGACTGGGGCTAAATACCAGGGCGGATATTGGACTGTAGAGTTTGCGAGGCCGTTAACTGTTCCCACTGGATATGCCAATTGGATGCCGAATATAACTGTAGGGAAGACTTATTATGTTGCATTTGCCGTCTGGCAAGGTAGGCTCGGAGAGACTTTGTTTGATAAGTCAATAACACCCAGTTTCTTACAACTCACATTGGTTAACGCTCCGCCTACAATCACATCAAGTGCTATCCCCAGTCTACTCTCATCACCTTCAGCAATTGTGACTATAGCAGGTACTCTGATTTCTGTAATAATATTGGTGGTAATATACATGGTGTACAGAAAATGA
- a CDS encoding Rieske 2Fe-2S domain-containing protein produces MPLKFRLGKDVKGGLSYQDYIYLKRIVQAFRLHRFDQREFARKGEDYLFNFVNKNVGPVDEKRRKFLQGILVGVSAALVAGIIPGLRVLVPPVEAISGFPKTLIVDSSGNPIKASTLPVNSPIIMLFSYPLKDEINFLLNLGDKDGKPVEIPATTVIVPQTGDKYQFPGGVGPNKSIVAYSAICQHLGCEPPYIHFYPPKYVNTAQISAPEPDALTAEAVLAAQKENLPGIIHCDCHGSTYDPYHGAAVLTGPTVRPLPAVILEWDSSTDYLYATGYVGVGVYPTGSNGVPSKDPSSDLEESQFGVSVGNKSSISESNPFS; encoded by the coding sequence ATTCCACTAAAGTTTAGGTTAGGTAAAGACGTTAAAGGAGGACTTTCGTATCAGGATTACATTTACCTAAAGAGAATAGTACAAGCTTTTAGACTTCATCGATTTGACCAGAGGGAGTTTGCGAGAAAAGGTGAAGATTATTTATTTAATTTCGTAAATAAAAATGTAGGTCCGGTAGACGAAAAAAGGAGAAAATTCCTTCAGGGGATACTAGTAGGTGTTTCCGCAGCTCTAGTAGCCGGGATTATTCCCGGGCTGAGGGTTTTAGTCCCTCCTGTTGAGGCTATATCAGGGTTTCCTAAGACGCTAATTGTAGACTCGTCAGGGAACCCGATTAAGGCGTCTACATTACCCGTTAATAGCCCTATAATTATGTTATTCTCATACCCCCTCAAAGACGAAATTAACTTCCTCCTTAATCTTGGTGATAAGGACGGTAAACCCGTAGAAATACCTGCTACAACCGTAATCGTGCCCCAAACCGGAGATAAATACCAATTCCCTGGAGGTGTGGGACCTAACAAGTCTATCGTGGCATATAGTGCTATTTGCCAGCATTTGGGGTGCGAGCCCCCGTATATACACTTTTATCCACCTAAATATGTAAATACAGCGCAGATCAGTGCTCCGGAGCCTGATGCATTAACAGCTGAGGCTGTGTTAGCTGCACAAAAAGAGAATTTACCCGGTATAATTCATTGTGATTGCCACGGTTCTACATACGACCCTTATCACGGTGCAGCCGTGTTAACTGGTCCTACAGTTAGACCATTACCCGCAGTAATCTTGGAGTGGGATAGTTCAACAGACTATTTGTATGCTACCGGTTATGTAGGTGTAGGTGTATATCCTACAGGTAGTAACGGAGTGCCTTCCAAAGACCCTTCATCAGACCTAGAGGAGTCTCAGTTCGGGGTATCTGTAGGTAATAAGAGCAGTATAAGTGAATCGAACCCGTTTTCGTAG
- the soxC gene encoding proton pump complex cytochrome B SoxC, with translation MFERVKNWFKERINMDDLPFFRTPDYMYHVGDWLGALVAGAFFYTVISGLILLLYYNPEAGYEATQTIINKVPYGSVVLYSHLYGAYAMIILAYIHMFRNYFVGAYKKPRELVWILGVLMLAITLGTSFLGYSLIGDVLATSAVDVGAGILSSMGLGFLVPIFFGNYSAGDYARVLGLHIIFVALIGLLFIVHFFLADVQYGMMPSRKVKDKVPAVYPKAQWTKFNPWWPRNFIYMMSLVFLTWGFILIVPNLLVYLNGLPQIANPFLNPKPAPPPNSPAAASVTTYPPWFFLFLYKIADFPATLTENIVIGVFIPLIYLLIVPFIDRTDELHPLKRKLFTWIGVVMIVFLIQTSLWGDLAPGVPVTWSQVFEAYLPPAIISAVGIWLIPPPSKANYKALVNPLTMLGFVTITIMFVGSVFEIMVSPSLSSVVLVGLFASAFVTLGKLLSPYITRTESGSVEKASISGNESKLIIKKNIAEILMIVLMIIAIVIAANMWTIPTTGYFSNLFGVDLGILFVIIGEEFSLYHYIVYKKPVEPEE, from the coding sequence ATGTTTGAACGCGTAAAAAACTGGTTTAAGGAAAGAATAAATATGGACGACCTCCCTTTTTTCAGGACACCTGACTATATGTATCATGTAGGGGACTGGCTCGGCGCATTAGTAGCTGGAGCTTTCTTTTACACTGTTATTTCAGGACTTATCTTATTACTGTACTACAACCCGGAGGCAGGGTATGAGGCTACCCAAACTATAATTAATAAAGTGCCATACGGCTCTGTGGTCCTCTACAGTCACCTCTACGGGGCCTATGCGATGATTATATTAGCCTATATACATATGTTCAGGAACTACTTTGTGGGGGCATATAAGAAGCCCAGAGAATTAGTATGGATCTTAGGGGTGTTAATGCTGGCGATTACACTAGGTACGTCGTTTTTAGGATACAGCCTGATAGGTGACGTGTTGGCTACTAGTGCTGTTGACGTAGGAGCAGGTATACTCTCGAGTATGGGGCTCGGGTTTTTAGTCCCAATTTTCTTCGGAAACTATTCTGCAGGAGACTATGCTAGGGTATTAGGGCTTCACATAATATTTGTCGCTTTAATAGGGTTACTCTTCATCGTCCATTTCTTCTTAGCCGATGTACAATACGGTATGATGCCTTCAAGAAAGGTCAAGGATAAAGTACCTGCGGTTTATCCTAAGGCGCAGTGGACTAAGTTCAACCCGTGGTGGCCTAGGAATTTTATCTACATGATGTCATTAGTCTTTCTAACATGGGGGTTTATACTAATAGTACCTAACTTACTAGTATACCTCAACGGATTACCTCAAATAGCCAACCCGTTCTTAAATCCAAAGCCAGCACCTCCTCCTAATAGTCCGGCTGCAGCTTCAGTTACGACCTATCCACCATGGTTCTTCTTATTCCTATATAAAATAGCGGATTTCCCAGCTACGCTCACTGAAAACATAGTCATAGGTGTGTTCATCCCGCTAATTTACCTCTTGATAGTACCATTTATAGATAGAACCGACGAGCTACACCCCCTAAAGAGAAAGCTGTTTACATGGATCGGTGTAGTGATGATAGTATTCCTAATCCAGACCAGCTTATGGGGTGACTTGGCCCCTGGTGTGCCCGTGACGTGGAGCCAGGTATTTGAGGCATATCTACCTCCAGCGATAATAAGCGCGGTAGGGATATGGTTAATACCACCGCCATCAAAGGCTAACTATAAAGCATTGGTAAACCCGTTAACAATGTTAGGCTTCGTAACTATCACGATAATGTTTGTAGGTTCGGTGTTTGAAATAATGGTTTCGCCTAGCTTATCCAGTGTAGTGTTAGTAGGGCTGTTCGCTTCAGCGTTCGTCACTTTAGGTAAGCTCTTATCTCCTTATATAACAAGGACTGAGAGCGGTTCAGTAGAGAAAGCATCAATATCAGGGAATGAGTCCAAGTTAATAATTAAAAAGAATATAGCGGAAATATTGATGATAGTCTTAATGATAATTGCAATTGTAATAGCTGCCAATATGTGGACGATTCCGACTACAGGATATTTCTCTAACTTGTTCGGAGTAGACCTCGGAATACTGTTTGTAATAATAGGTGAAGAGTTTTCTTTGTACCATTACATTGTATATAAGAAACCGGTTGAACCTGAGGAGTGA
- a CDS encoding antibiotic biosynthesis monooxygenase family protein — MINVGFYYKVKKGHEEEFENAFKHVVEYLKSFEGFRGARLYKSVEDPSEYLIYSEWDSIDAFRKFVESQGYKDTVTYGRTIIEDRPRHKIFQEVNG; from the coding sequence ATGATTAACGTAGGTTTTTACTATAAGGTCAAAAAAGGGCATGAAGAAGAGTTTGAAAACGCATTCAAACATGTAGTGGAGTACTTAAAGTCTTTTGAAGGTTTCAGAGGTGCTAGACTTTATAAGAGCGTAGAGGATCCCTCCGAATACCTTATATATAGTGAATGGGACAGTATAGACGCATTTAGAAAATTCGTAGAAAGTCAAGGTTATAAAGATACTGTAACTTATGGTAGGACTATAATAGAAGATAGACCTCGACACAAGATCTTTCAAGAAGTTAACGGATAA
- a CDS encoding protease pro-enzyme activation domain-containing protein has product MKRYSIFLILVILISSIQLLTAISSTNSMSIITNSIPPKGFRIIGTLPQNYQLTFTIFIPLKNVNLLYYYAYETSNPSSPLYHHFLSKSQVERLFYPTAQFKEVLSFLREHGFNVEFTSADSVIVASGTVGMIEKYLGVTIKIVSNGTVRYYYSLGRPTIDAYIVATNVSNLFFDHPSTLVTQKTVQKLIGHLQQPNYTAPIEAYWPNVLQKVYNETPLFAKGYMGQNYTIGILDFYGDPYIYQQLVDFDKVTGLPNPPNFTVVPIGPYNPGLGIETGWAGEISLDVEVSHTVAPRAGIVLYIANPNCLLPTIISYIVSQDRVDVLSQSFSIPESSISTFSGQLFYTCIVLSDEYYAMGSAEGISFFASSGDAGGSGYSNGPIGTVGYPAVSPFVTSAGGTTTYVQFPNGSYYQTAWSNYGFVPNGVNYGGSSGGISIIEPKPWYQWGLPTPASYPNGREVPDISANADVYPGIYIICPFNITEIIGGTSEASPLLAGMTVTLDSYLHKKLGMLNPVIYELASNSSIYSKVFYPITFGYNIPWTANYGYNLVTGWGSINLGNLAHYIREIETIPSLSIEVNVLNSSGGVSEEFMPGQTMIVTANITYNNVTVSQGKFSAVLEDVLGNITEVKLSYDNITKLWVGKVKLPADANGIIYVTVYGNYSGIGGEGFTETFSGYYMTFELPISLEFFDSQVSPYVVANVTNVYGQMAPNTTVISVSLYSYNITDNKYTFVGNLSLEYSPEVGAWLGELPNITPIGDDLLIGDNAYGYVAFSNGIYLQSLFVLPQIIAEPGGVAGGQYILIEGLPTFQSTNLLVQTDVTYGSNVTAELLSPSGTVVSKSVISLTPSGILQGYLYVPKNVTQGLYTILLFASYDSYTLDENLSGYFYGQVYIVPKPSVPIISTSNYAIQGQVLYVYANITYPNGTEVTQGMYSATVFPSTLKSEYPNISTVLEIPLWYNPSLGLWEGNTTLPSSSSLGNYTYLSSTTYFATPFDVLVTGVSYDGVPTSNGLSNAHTFYILPYTLVTSSRIDAGQTYNAYLKNDTIVGNVTLLNDIIVDDTINGNVIITSSNVSNVLILDSHVTILGSEVEGLKAINSTITFVQSHANNLYLTNSKVSTIGSTINNITPALPSIQIQVPSENLTGVVPIKVTITGRDISQNSIYINNILLTNFSGNTYTYQLDTYKYPDGTYKFTVVSYQSDGLMNETSISIQIQNQLVEVSHNLNNLNQTVSSISSSVTSNSDALKTEQEYIIVSLVLAIIAVIIGLAAFLTRRK; this is encoded by the coding sequence ATGAAAAGGTATTCAATCTTTCTAATACTAGTTATTTTAATATCTTCTATACAGCTCCTAACAGCAATAAGTTCTACTAATTCAATGAGTATAATAACTAATTCAATACCTCCTAAAGGGTTCAGAATAATTGGCACATTACCCCAAAATTACCAGCTAACTTTTACTATCTTTATTCCGCTAAAGAATGTAAACTTGCTCTATTACTATGCTTATGAGACCTCTAACCCATCATCACCCCTATACCACCACTTTTTATCTAAGTCTCAAGTTGAAAGGTTGTTTTACCCTACAGCTCAATTTAAAGAAGTTTTATCCTTTTTGAGAGAACACGGTTTCAACGTAGAGTTCACTTCTGCTGATTCTGTAATAGTAGCTTCAGGAACTGTAGGTATGATAGAAAAATACTTAGGCGTCACGATTAAGATAGTGAGCAACGGAACAGTAAGATACTACTACTCTCTTGGGAGACCAACAATAGATGCTTATATCGTGGCTACTAACGTATCTAATCTATTCTTCGACCACCCCTCAACCTTAGTTACTCAGAAGACGGTTCAAAAACTAATAGGACACTTACAACAGCCTAATTATACTGCGCCCATAGAAGCCTATTGGCCTAATGTCCTCCAAAAGGTCTATAATGAAACCCCGCTATTCGCTAAGGGATATATGGGACAAAATTACACGATCGGGATACTCGACTTTTACGGAGACCCGTATATCTACCAGCAACTGGTAGACTTTGATAAGGTGACCGGGCTTCCTAACCCTCCTAACTTTACGGTAGTCCCTATAGGTCCTTATAATCCTGGCTTGGGAATAGAGACTGGTTGGGCTGGAGAGATAAGCCTCGATGTAGAGGTCTCGCATACTGTAGCACCAAGAGCTGGTATTGTCCTCTACATAGCTAACCCCAATTGTCTGTTACCTACGATAATTTCATATATAGTATCTCAAGATAGGGTAGACGTATTATCCCAAAGTTTTTCTATACCAGAGAGCTCAATTTCTACGTTTTCAGGTCAGTTATTTTACACTTGTATAGTATTAAGCGATGAATATTATGCAATGGGATCTGCTGAGGGTATTTCGTTCTTCGCGTCTAGCGGTGATGCTGGAGGCTCTGGGTATAGTAATGGTCCCATAGGGACTGTTGGTTACCCTGCAGTATCTCCTTTCGTGACGAGTGCAGGAGGTACTACGACTTATGTCCAGTTCCCTAACGGCTCATATTACCAGACAGCATGGTCCAACTACGGGTTCGTACCTAATGGTGTAAATTACGGTGGGTCGAGTGGAGGAATAAGCATAATAGAACCCAAACCTTGGTACCAATGGGGTTTACCTACACCTGCTTCATATCCCAACGGTAGAGAAGTCCCAGATATTTCTGCCAACGCAGACGTATACCCCGGCATATACATCATTTGCCCGTTTAACATAACAGAAATTATTGGTGGGACTAGCGAAGCGTCACCTCTCCTAGCCGGGATGACTGTGACATTAGATAGTTATCTGCATAAAAAACTCGGTATGTTAAACCCGGTCATATACGAGTTAGCGTCAAACTCGTCAATATACTCAAAAGTCTTCTATCCCATTACTTTTGGTTACAACATACCTTGGACTGCTAATTACGGATATAACCTTGTAACGGGTTGGGGGTCTATAAACTTAGGAAACTTAGCCCATTATATAAGAGAAATAGAAACGATTCCATCATTATCCATAGAAGTTAACGTATTAAATAGCAGTGGAGGTGTTAGTGAGGAATTTATGCCCGGGCAGACAATGATCGTCACTGCAAATATAACATATAATAACGTCACAGTCAGTCAAGGTAAGTTTAGTGCAGTCCTAGAAGACGTGCTGGGAAACATAACTGAAGTTAAATTGTCATATGACAATATAACAAAACTCTGGGTCGGAAAGGTTAAGCTCCCTGCAGATGCTAACGGGATAATTTATGTGACGGTCTATGGTAATTACAGTGGGATAGGGGGAGAAGGGTTTACTGAAACTTTTTCAGGTTACTATATGACCTTTGAACTACCCATATCACTTGAGTTCTTCGACTCGCAAGTATCTCCTTATGTAGTGGCTAATGTCACTAACGTTTACGGTCAAATGGCGCCTAACACTACAGTGATAAGCGTTAGCTTATATTCGTATAACATCACAGACAATAAGTATACTTTCGTAGGAAACCTGAGCTTAGAGTACAGCCCAGAGGTAGGTGCATGGCTAGGTGAACTACCCAACATTACACCTATAGGGGATGATTTATTAATAGGTGACAACGCGTACGGTTACGTGGCTTTCTCTAACGGTATATATTTACAATCGCTTTTCGTTTTACCTCAAATTATTGCCGAGCCCGGGGGTGTAGCTGGAGGACAGTACATACTAATCGAAGGTTTACCTACGTTCCAGTCAACGAATCTGTTAGTACAAACAGATGTAACCTACGGCTCTAATGTGACCGCTGAGCTACTATCGCCTTCCGGTACCGTGGTGAGTAAGTCCGTTATTAGCTTAACCCCTAGCGGGATTTTACAAGGTTACCTCTATGTGCCTAAAAATGTCACTCAAGGTCTTTATACAATATTACTCTTCGCGTCATACGACTCATACACTCTGGATGAAAACTTGTCGGGTTACTTCTACGGGCAAGTGTATATTGTACCTAAACCGTCTGTACCTATAATCTCAACTTCTAATTACGCTATTCAGGGGCAAGTGCTATATGTATACGCAAACATAACTTATCCAAACGGGACCGAAGTAACTCAAGGTATGTATTCGGCTACGGTATTCCCTTCTACTCTAAAGTCAGAATACCCGAATATAAGTACAGTGTTAGAGATACCCCTATGGTATAATCCAAGTCTAGGTCTATGGGAGGGGAACACCACATTACCTTCCTCGAGTTCCTTAGGTAATTATACATATTTGTCATCTACCACGTATTTCGCAACACCTTTCGACGTGTTGGTGACGGGAGTTTCCTATGACGGTGTGCCTACTTCTAACGGTCTATCTAATGCTCATACGTTTTACATACTACCTTATACTTTGGTCACAAGTTCGAGAATTGATGCAGGACAGACGTATAATGCTTATCTGAAAAACGATACGATAGTGGGCAACGTCACCCTATTAAATGACATCATAGTTGACGATACTATTAACGGGAACGTAATAATAACTAGTTCTAATGTCAGTAACGTACTGATCTTAGACTCTCATGTGACTATTTTAGGCTCAGAGGTAGAAGGGTTGAAAGCAATAAACTCCACCATAACTTTTGTACAGAGCCACGCTAATAACCTTTACTTAACAAATTCTAAGGTGTCTACGATCGGCTCAACGATAAATAATATTACGCCGGCATTACCGAGTATTCAAATACAAGTTCCATCAGAAAACTTGACGGGAGTTGTCCCAATAAAAGTGACTATTACTGGACGTGATATCTCTCAAAACTCTATATATATTAACAATATCTTACTCACTAATTTCTCGGGTAATACCTATACATATCAACTAGACACATATAAATATCCTGACGGGACTTATAAGTTTACTGTGGTAAGCTATCAGTCAGACGGGTTAATGAATGAAACGTCGATAAGTATCCAAATCCAGAACCAGTTAGTAGAGGTCAGCCATAATTTAAATAACTTAAACCAGACCGTTAGCTCTATAAGTAGTTCAGTTACGTCAAATAGTGATGCACTGAAGACGGAGCAGGAGTATATCATAGTGTCGTTAGTGCTCGCTATCATTGCTGTGATAATAGGATTAGCCGCCTTTCTCACAAGGAGAAAGTAA
- a CDS encoding PaREP1 family protein encodes MEELIRKAEEKGINVENLIIFTLSKLDPQEGIKVRLELAKKFLSEAKEYLEKGDTVQSSEKAYKVAEEIVKALAEKFGLPEYEQAVKEDRWHTYTLGTAVVKLSLKLGNWVRNGWDSAYVLHVWGFHEGKFDVQSVRARFQDIEKMLNEAEKILR; translated from the coding sequence ATGGAAGAGTTAATAAGGAAAGCTGAGGAAAAAGGAATAAACGTTGAGAACCTCATTATTTTTACATTATCAAAGCTAGACCCCCAAGAGGGGATAAAGGTTAGGTTAGAGCTTGCTAAAAAGTTTCTCTCCGAGGCTAAAGAGTACCTAGAAAAGGGAGATACGGTGCAGTCTTCTGAAAAAGCTTACAAGGTCGCGGAAGAAATTGTAAAGGCTTTAGCTGAAAAGTTCGGTTTACCAGAATATGAACAAGCAGTGAAAGAAGATAGATGGCACACATATACTTTAGGTACTGCAGTGGTAAAGCTATCCCTGAAATTGGGTAATTGGGTAAGGAACGGATGGGACTCTGCATATGTCCTTCACGTATGGGGTTTTCATGAGGGAAAATTTGACGTCCAGAGCGTTAGAGCCAGGTTTCAAGATATAGAGAAAATGTTAAATGAAGCAGAGAAGATATTACGTTAA